One Owenweeksia hongkongensis DSM 17368 genomic region harbors:
- a CDS encoding cytochrome c oxidase subunit 3 yields MGVLLPEQKRKVRKPLLWIGIASIVMTFAGLTSGYVVSRSALMAENRWLQFELPIQFYYATAAIVLSSVTMIIAHRAAKKGNAQLVKIGVLLTLVLGVTFAILQYYGAGDLIDRGLYLTGPGSNNATSWVYVIAGLHWFHVLSGIIVLLVTLFQANKNAYTIEDHQGLDMSAIYWHFLDALWIYLFCFLVFIR; encoded by the coding sequence GTGGGCGTATTACTTCCCGAACAAAAGAGAAAGGTTCGCAAACCGCTACTCTGGATTGGTATTGCTAGTATAGTGATGACCTTTGCAGGTTTGACCAGCGGATATGTGGTGAGCAGATCGGCATTGATGGCAGAAAACCGTTGGTTGCAATTTGAGTTGCCAATACAGTTTTATTATGCTACCGCAGCCATAGTTCTTTCTAGCGTCACTATGATAATTGCGCATAGAGCGGCCAAAAAAGGCAATGCTCAATTGGTGAAAATTGGTGTTTTGTTAACTTTGGTTTTAGGAGTAACCTTTGCCATTTTACAATACTATGGCGCAGGAGATTTGATAGACAGAGGTCTTTACCTTACGGGCCCCGGAAGTAACAATGCCACTTCTTGGGTTTATGTGATTGCCGGCTTGCACTGGTTTCACGTTTTGTCAGGTATTATAGTATTATTAGTAACATTGTTTCAGGCAAATAAAAACGCTTATACAATTGAGGATCATCAGGGATTAGATATGAGCGCCATTTACTGGCACTTCCTTGATGCTCTTTGGATTTATTTGTTCTGCTTTTTGGTATTTATTCGCTAA
- a CDS encoding SCO family protein produces the protein MNNTKYLKRVVLVSILVLPFLVYFFFVYSAEENFFIKLKYVGPKEAITVLNDDGEEVVDTAYYTIPSWEYTTQDDSTLSSKDLEGKIYLANFFFTSCPSICPAMNYNVAQVQERFKGYDHFRIVSFSVDPNHDTVEVLKAYEKRIGATPGRWYFLTGNQDEIYKTAQGYFTNAMEDEFADGGFLHSENLVLVDWKGRIRSGLDEHGNIKAVYNGLSPDEVNKLKDDIKVLIAEFEKQKSVDEYRESKKNKKKK, from the coding sequence ATGAATAATACAAAATATCTTAAAAGGGTAGTGCTGGTTTCTATATTAGTACTACCCTTTTTAGTTTACTTTTTCTTCGTTTATAGTGCCGAAGAAAACTTCTTTATTAAACTGAAATACGTTGGTCCTAAAGAAGCAATAACTGTATTAAATGATGATGGCGAAGAAGTGGTGGATACAGCTTATTACACCATTCCTTCATGGGAATATACCACGCAAGATGATAGCACACTGTCATCAAAAGATTTGGAAGGTAAAATCTACCTAGCCAACTTTTTCTTTACATCCTGCCCAAGTATTTGTCCTGCCATGAACTATAATGTAGCGCAGGTTCAAGAGCGGTTTAAGGGGTACGATCACTTCAGAATTGTTTCCTTTTCGGTAGACCCAAACCATGATACAGTTGAAGTTTTAAAGGCATACGAGAAGAGAATCGGTGCTACTCCCGGTCGCTGGTATTTCCTTACGGGAAATCAGGATGAAATCTATAAAACAGCTCAGGGTTATTTTACAAATGCCATGGAGGACGAATTTGCCGATGGTGGATTTCTTCATTCAGAAAACCTGGTGCTTGTAGACTGGAAAGGAAGAATACGAAGTGGGTTGGATGAGCACGGCAACATCAAAGCTGTGTATAATGGTTTGAGTCCGGATGAAGTGAATAAGCTAAAGGACGACATCAAAGTGCTGATTGCTGAGTTTGAAAAGCAGAAATCGGTAGACGAGTATCGCGAAAGCAAAAAGAACAAAAAGAAGAAATAG
- the cysQ gene encoding 3'(2'),5'-bisphosphate nucleotidase CysQ: MTTADLKVLLQDAIVATIDGGKEILDVYVNEFDVEYKEDNSPLTIADKRAHNAIMKTLEKTGVPVLSEEGRSIAFEERSKWPLLWVVDPLDGTKEFIKRNGEFTVNIALVKNGAPIMGVIYVPVEDTLYFGADGFGSRRLTEAAAKISKNTLEDTLNASDALPEKQKRVFTMVGSRSHMSDETAQYFEGIRKEYPDAEVMSRGSSLKICMVAEGSADVYPRFAPTMEWDTAAGHAIAKYAGFEVVRPDDNLPLEYNKEDLLNPWFIVKKG, encoded by the coding sequence ATGACCACAGCCGATCTAAAAGTTTTACTTCAGGATGCTATTGTAGCTACTATTGATGGAGGAAAGGAAATTCTTGATGTATATGTGAATGAATTTGATGTTGAATATAAGGAAGACAATTCGCCTCTCACCATTGCTGATAAACGTGCCCATAATGCAATTATGAAAACTCTTGAGAAAACGGGTGTTCCTGTTTTGAGTGAGGAAGGAAGATCGATTGCTTTTGAAGAAAGGAGCAAATGGCCTTTGCTTTGGGTGGTTGATCCATTGGATGGTACTAAAGAATTCATAAAGAGAAATGGTGAGTTTACCGTAAACATTGCCCTGGTAAAAAATGGAGCGCCCATTATGGGGGTGATTTATGTTCCTGTGGAAGACACATTATACTTTGGGGCAGATGGTTTTGGTAGCCGTAGACTTACAGAAGCCGCGGCTAAAATCTCAAAGAATACTTTGGAAGATACCTTAAATGCATCTGATGCCTTGCCGGAAAAGCAAAAAAGAGTATTTACTATGGTGGGCAGTCGCTCGCATATGAGTGATGAAACCGCTCAATATTTTGAGGGAATAAGAAAAGAATACCCGGATGCGGAGGTAATGTCGCGCGGAAGTAGTCTTAAAATATGTATGGTAGCCGAAGGTAGCGCAGATGTATATCCTCGATTTGCTCCAACGATGGAGTGGGACACGGCAGCGGGTCACGCTATTGCAAAATATGCAGGCTTTGAGGTAGTACGCCCAGACGATAACCTACCACTTGAATACAATAAAGAAGATTTGTTGAACCCTTGGTTTATTGTGAAGAAGGGGTGA
- a CDS encoding cytochrome c oxidase subunit 3 translates to MMADGATMEHNARPLWGGGRQPFGASYGKLMMWFFLLSDALTFSGFLAAMGLVRFKYEDTWPIAEEVFTHFPFVEGDAPLLYVALMTFILILSSVTMVMAVDAGHKMNKKGVMLWMGLTIIGGFFFLASQAWEWGHFINGDKGAIQIEDRTVVYISDMEGKVVPLRTLIDGPDAHGHGTEYTDEQMFNAFKANDQYTLRRPGKNGEIFERGEALKLAEKAGVVQGANLVQNEYGNVLFADFFFFITGFHGFHVFSGVVINIIIFINVVMGTYEKRGHYEMVEKVGLYWHFVDLVWVFVFTFFYLV, encoded by the coding sequence ATGATGGCTGACGGAGCTACAATGGAACACAACGCACGCCCATTATGGGGTGGAGGAAGGCAACCTTTTGGTGCTAGCTATGGTAAACTGATGATGTGGTTTTTCCTATTATCAGATGCCCTTACTTTTTCAGGATTTCTTGCCGCAATGGGGCTTGTACGTTTTAAGTACGAAGATACCTGGCCTATTGCCGAAGAAGTATTTACTCACTTCCCTTTTGTAGAAGGTGATGCACCGCTTCTTTATGTGGCGCTGATGACCTTTATTCTTATCCTTAGTTCGGTAACTATGGTAATGGCAGTAGATGCCGGCCATAAGATGAACAAGAAAGGTGTGATGCTCTGGATGGGACTTACCATTATTGGTGGTTTCTTTTTCTTGGCTTCACAAGCTTGGGAATGGGGTCACTTTATCAATGGAGATAAAGGAGCTATTCAAATTGAAGACCGAACTGTAGTTTACATTAGTGATATGGAAGGTAAGGTGGTGCCGTTGCGTACCCTTATTGATGGTCCTGATGCTCATGGTCATGGAACTGAGTATACTGATGAGCAAATGTTCAATGCTTTCAAAGCTAACGATCAGTACACTCTGCGCAGACCAGGTAAAAATGGTGAAATCTTTGAAAGAGGTGAAGCCCTTAAACTTGCTGAAAAGGCAGGTGTAGTGCAAGGAGCAAACTTGGTACAGAACGAATACGGAAATGTGCTTTTTGCTGATTTCTTCTTCTTTATCACTGGTTTCCACGGTTTCCACGTATTCTCTGGAGTGGTAATCAACATTATCATTTTCATTAACGTGGTAATGGGTACTTATGAAAAGAGAGGACATTACGAAATGGTAGAGAAAGTTGGTCTTTACTGGCACTTTGTAGACCTTGTATGGGTATTCGTATTTACCTTCTTCTACCTTGTTTAA
- a CDS encoding energy transducer TonB, producing MDSKKSPKADLGKKSAMFFMIGITLSLLFVLIVFQYRQEISQPILEDRPIEAGLGPDIPITITPVKELEKPETPKFDINENLPPEEGEDHSPKLDWDKLLNTEENPEEGVDDIGEEEELEEEPLEFYMMEKMARPSDCELAINIDEQKRCFNDWINEYINLNTKYPAVAQKLRLEDKVYVSFIISKSGEVESAEVVRGNYESLNTEALRVIENMPTFVPGTQRGKKVKMKMTIPVNFKLSR from the coding sequence ATGGATTCAAAAAAAAGCCCCAAGGCCGACTTAGGAAAGAAGAGCGCTATGTTTTTCATGATTGGCATTACACTCTCATTGCTATTTGTTTTAATAGTTTTTCAGTACAGACAGGAAATTTCTCAGCCCATATTGGAAGACCGGCCAATTGAAGCTGGACTTGGCCCTGATATTCCAATTACTATTACACCAGTAAAAGAGTTGGAAAAACCGGAAACTCCCAAGTTTGATATAAATGAGAACTTACCACCGGAAGAGGGAGAGGATCATAGCCCAAAGCTAGATTGGGATAAACTATTAAATACAGAAGAAAACCCGGAAGAAGGAGTTGACGATATTGGAGAGGAAGAAGAACTGGAAGAGGAGCCGCTAGAGTTTTATATGATGGAAAAAATGGCACGCCCATCGGATTGTGAACTTGCCATAAACATTGATGAACAAAAGCGGTGCTTTAATGACTGGATAAATGAATATATAAATTTAAACACCAAATACCCGGCAGTTGCGCAAAAACTAAGGTTGGAGGATAAAGTGTACGTTTCCTTTATTATTTCAAAATCTGGAGAAGTGGAAAGTGCGGAAGTGGTACGGGGAAATTACGAATCATTAAATACCGAGGCATTGCGGGTGATTGAGAATATGCCAACATTTGTGCCTGGTACTCAACGAGGAAAAAAGGTAAAGATGAAAATGACCATTCCCGTGAATTTTAAACTATCCAGATAA
- a CDS encoding TolC family protein, with the protein MKLNISVVLGILMCLNATAQDTGKVWGIEECVNYALENNIQIKQTALQVEANKTSQQSAKWDIAPNFNLNSNYGWNFGLNIDPVTNEISQARRQTASLNLQGNWVVFNGLRKHYNISKSNLDYLAALYDLEDIKNDISLNVAASYLQILLNKEILVVAKEQERVSQLQVNRTTKLVEAGASPKGDQLQLEAQLARDHQNVIASENALTISKLQLANLLQLENPDDFEISSPDLDVPEAALVARDPASIFATAMDLQPAIKGAETRVESSEKNEAITKSGAYPTLSVVGQVGTSYSDQILEPAGTETVNIPQPTYDQNGQVIFIPFSQTVPIGPYEEKKFGNQVGDNLNEYIGLSLSVPLFNGLNVHSNKQIAEINTKQSQLQLEMEKNTLRQTIYQAHADAKASYNSYLAAEVTVESSEESFKYSKERFEVGALNQFDFENAKNSLAIAKSEMLRSKYDYIFKTKVLEFYLTNQIKL; encoded by the coding sequence ATGAAACTTAACATTAGCGTTGTCCTCGGTATTTTGATGTGTCTGAATGCCACAGCGCAAGATACAGGTAAGGTTTGGGGTATTGAAGAGTGTGTTAATTATGCGCTCGAAAATAATATTCAAATTAAGCAAACAGCCCTTCAGGTAGAGGCTAATAAAACCAGCCAGCAAAGTGCCAAATGGGACATAGCTCCAAACTTTAACCTGAATAGTAACTACGGTTGGAATTTTGGTTTGAACATTGACCCTGTTACCAACGAAATTAGCCAAGCTCGAAGGCAAACAGCCTCGTTAAACTTACAAGGAAATTGGGTCGTGTTTAATGGTTTGCGCAAGCACTACAATATTTCAAAATCTAATCTCGATTATTTGGCGGCTCTTTATGATTTGGAGGATATCAAAAATGATATCAGCCTGAATGTGGCGGCATCCTATCTCCAGATTTTATTGAACAAAGAAATTTTAGTTGTAGCTAAAGAGCAGGAAAGAGTATCGCAACTACAGGTAAATAGAACTACAAAACTGGTGGAGGCTGGAGCTAGTCCAAAAGGTGATCAACTTCAATTGGAAGCTCAGCTAGCCAGAGATCATCAAAATGTGATAGCAAGCGAAAACGCTCTTACCATAAGTAAACTGCAATTGGCAAATCTGCTTCAGCTAGAAAACCCTGATGATTTCGAAATTTCAAGCCCGGATCTTGATGTACCGGAAGCTGCTCTTGTTGCTCGTGATCCTGCAAGTATTTTTGCAACAGCCATGGACTTGCAACCTGCAATAAAGGGTGCTGAAACCCGGGTGGAGAGTAGTGAGAAAAATGAAGCCATTACCAAATCGGGGGCCTATCCCACACTGAGTGTTGTTGGTCAGGTAGGAACCAGCTATTCCGATCAAATATTGGAGCCTGCTGGTACGGAAACCGTAAACATACCCCAGCCTACATATGATCAAAATGGACAGGTGATATTTATCCCTTTCAGTCAAACAGTTCCTATTGGTCCATATGAAGAAAAGAAATTTGGTAACCAAGTGGGTGATAACTTGAACGAGTATATAGGATTATCTCTAAGCGTCCCATTATTTAATGGGTTAAATGTGCATAGCAATAAGCAGATTGCGGAGATTAATACGAAGCAATCTCAGTTGCAACTGGAGATGGAAAAGAACACTTTAAGGCAAACTATTTATCAGGCGCATGCAGATGCCAAGGCTTCTTATAATTCATATTTGGCAGCAGAGGTAACTGTAGAGTCTAGCGAAGAAAGTTTCAAGTACTCGAAAGAGAGATTTGAAGTTGGAGCCCTTAATCAGTTTGATTTTGAAAATGCCAAGAATAGCTTGGCTATCGCAAAATCGGAAATGTTGAGGTCAAAGTATGATTATATTTTCAAGACTAAGGTTCTCGAATTTTACCTAACCAATCAGATAAAACTATAA
- a CDS encoding efflux RND transporter periplasmic adaptor subunit gives MSKRLRYGLIIGAVILVIALVVAKKKGAIGSSDATEVTIGKVEKLTLEETVIASGKIQPEVEVKLSPEVSGEIIELPIEEGQDVKKGDLVVRINPDIYQSAVNRAKAALNSSKAALASSKAQQVEAKNIFDRNDKLYKQKVISDAEYDAAKRGYDVANLNVESAQFQQQSAEATYREALDNLQRTTIYAPQDGTVSMLNVEIGERVVGTAQMAGTEIARIANLENMEVLVEVNENDIIRVSMGDTAIVEVDAYLDKEFVGVVTEIANSAQLTGVSADQVTNFEVKVRVLKESYEGMLKEGEKSPFRPGMTASVEIKTEKKKDVIAVPIESVTTRSDTSTKAKSYKIGREDTESKEDYEVVFLYADGKAKLQVVSTGIQDDENIEVLSGLEDGQQVITGPYSLVSKQLVNGDKVEEKDSKKEEKSKDK, from the coding sequence ATGAGTAAAAGGCTACGCTATGGACTTATTATTGGCGCGGTAATTTTGGTAATTGCCTTGGTGGTAGCCAAAAAGAAAGGTGCCATCGGCTCATCTGATGCTACCGAAGTGACCATTGGTAAAGTAGAAAAACTTACCCTGGAAGAAACGGTAATAGCCAGCGGTAAAATTCAACCAGAGGTAGAAGTAAAACTTAGTCCTGAGGTTTCCGGAGAAATCATTGAACTGCCCATCGAAGAAGGGCAGGATGTAAAGAAAGGGGACCTTGTGGTACGCATCAATCCAGATATTTATCAGTCGGCTGTTAATCGTGCTAAAGCCGCTTTGAACAGTAGTAAAGCAGCTTTAGCGAGTAGCAAGGCTCAGCAGGTGGAAGCCAAGAATATTTTTGACAGAAACGATAAGCTGTATAAGCAAAAAGTAATAAGTGATGCTGAGTATGATGCGGCAAAGCGTGGTTACGATGTGGCCAATCTAAATGTAGAAAGTGCCCAGTTTCAGCAACAAAGTGCAGAGGCTACCTACCGTGAGGCACTAGATAATTTACAGCGAACTACAATTTATGCACCACAGGATGGTACCGTAAGCATGCTGAATGTGGAAATTGGTGAACGTGTGGTTGGTACTGCTCAGATGGCTGGAACTGAAATTGCCCGTATTGCAAACCTCGAAAATATGGAGGTGCTAGTAGAGGTAAATGAAAATGATATTATACGTGTAAGCATGGGTGACACTGCCATCGTAGAAGTGGATGCTTATTTGGATAAAGAGTTTGTAGGTGTGGTTACAGAAATAGCTAACTCGGCTCAACTTACAGGTGTAAGTGCTGATCAGGTGACCAACTTTGAAGTGAAGGTAAGGGTGCTAAAAGAATCATACGAAGGAATGCTTAAAGAAGGTGAAAAATCGCCTTTCAGACCGGGAATGACCGCTTCTGTAGAAATTAAAACAGAAAAGAAAAAAGATGTAATTGCAGTGCCTATTGAATCTGTAACTACCAGAAGCGATACGAGCACAAAAGCTAAGTCTTATAAAATAGGAAGGGAAGACACTGAGAGTAAGGAAGATTATGAAGTGGTGTTCTTATATGCAGATGGTAAGGCAAAACTTCAGGTGGTGTCCACGGGTATTCAGGATGATGAAAATATTGAAGTATTGAGCGGACTAGAAGATGGTCAACAGGTAATTACTGGCCCATATAGCCTTGTGAGTAAACAGCTCGTGAATGGCGATAAGGTGGAGGAAAAGGATTCGAAGAAAGAGGAAAAGTCCAAAGACAAGTAG
- the tsaB gene encoding tRNA (adenosine(37)-N6)-threonylcarbamoyltransferase complex dimerization subunit type 1 TsaB, whose amino-acid sequence MALILSIETSTKNCSVALAENGKVVSLKEETSDKYIHSEKLHLFIQECMTKAGRELKELSAVAVGKGPGSYTGLRIGVSAAKGLCYALSIPLISEDGLTILAKDLLSKNEIAENELIMPMIDARRMEVYTTGFDAQGSALNPIEAMVIEEGTSLYPSHSKIHLLGDGSSKCRDVLSDARYVYHNLEYPSAAALAPIAQAKFENEDFEDMAYFEPFYLKDFIAGKPKKLL is encoded by the coding sequence ATGGCATTGATTCTTAGTATAGAAACTTCTACCAAAAATTGCTCGGTGGCTTTGGCCGAAAATGGCAAAGTAGTTTCATTAAAAGAAGAAACGAGCGATAAATATATTCACTCAGAAAAGCTTCATTTATTTATTCAGGAATGCATGACCAAAGCTGGTCGTGAGTTGAAGGAACTTTCAGCTGTAGCTGTGGGCAAAGGTCCCGGCTCTTATACAGGGCTTCGCATAGGAGTTTCTGCAGCCAAAGGTTTGTGCTATGCTTTGAGCATTCCGCTTATTAGCGAAGATGGTCTCACCATTTTGGCAAAGGACTTATTGTCAAAAAATGAAATTGCCGAAAACGAGCTTATTATGCCCATGATAGATGCTCGAAGAATGGAAGTTTACACAACAGGTTTTGATGCACAGGGAAGTGCTTTAAATCCTATAGAAGCGATGGTGATAGAAGAGGGCACTAGCTTGTATCCTAGTCACTCAAAAATACATTTGCTTGGTGATGGTTCGTCAAAGTGTAGGGATGTTTTGTCCGATGCCCGTTACGTTTATCACAACTTAGAATACCCTTCTGCCGCAGCTTTGGCTCCTATTGCTCAGGCAAAATTTGAGAACGAGGATTTTGAAGATATGGCCTATTTCGAGCCTTTTTATCTCAAAGATTTTATTGCGGGTAAGCCGAAGAAGCTTCTCTAA
- a CDS encoding energy transducer TonB, with translation MEPKKNPKADLEQMRGIFLQVGLVIALVLSIVMIQWRTSEGGLSDLGEVDVEIDDEIIPITQRQTAPPPPPPPPPPEVIEVVEDDVELEEELEIQSTETDETEEVEIIEMEEEVSDEVLSFAVVESVPVFPGCEEASTNDEKKACFQQQILKYVGKNFKFPEMARQMGIQGRVYVNFVIEKNGAISNVQVVRGVDQMLDDEAVRVVKSLPKMTPAKQRGKSVRMSFTLPINAKLQ, from the coding sequence ATGGAACCAAAGAAAAATCCGAAAGCTGACCTGGAGCAAATGAGAGGAATCTTCCTTCAGGTAGGTTTGGTTATAGCATTAGTTTTGTCCATTGTTATGATTCAATGGCGTACTTCCGAAGGAGGTCTTTCTGATCTTGGAGAAGTAGACGTGGAAATTGACGATGAGATCATTCCGATTACACAAAGGCAAACTGCCCCACCACCCCCACCACCTCCACCGCCACCAGAGGTGATCGAGGTTGTAGAGGATGATGTTGAGTTGGAAGAAGAGCTTGAGATTCAATCTACAGAAACGGATGAAACTGAAGAAGTGGAAATCATAGAAATGGAAGAAGAGGTTTCTGATGAAGTTCTAAGCTTTGCAGTAGTGGAGTCGGTGCCTGTTTTTCCGGGGTGCGAAGAAGCGTCTACAAACGATGAAAAGAAAGCTTGTTTTCAACAGCAGATTCTTAAATATGTAGGTAAGAACTTTAAGTTTCCTGAAATGGCTCGTCAGATGGGTATTCAGGGGCGTGTATATGTAAACTTTGTGATTGAGAAAAATGGAGCTATTTCTAACGTACAAGTTGTTAGAGGTGTAGATCAGATGCTTGATGATGAAGCGGTACGCGTAGTAAAGTCTTTACCAAAAATGACTCCTGCTAAACAAAGAGGTAAGTCAGTACGTATGAGTTTTACGCTTCCTATCAATGCGAAGCTTCAATAA
- a CDS encoding VanZ family protein has translation MPTKKQPESKHSAYIILHFTPALVWGIFILYFSTMPGPEVPNVFQSLNDKLIHAAIYFVATILIYFGFLRFKYGNPISGKALFISCLISIVFGGVIELLQSYYVPGRVGDWFDFVANTSGSLSFVLMLVVSHRALA, from the coding sequence ATGCCTACAAAGAAGCAGCCGGAGTCTAAGCACTCTGCATATATCATATTACATTTTACCCCAGCCTTGGTCTGGGGTATTTTTATTTTATACTTCAGCACTATGCCCGGCCCTGAAGTTCCGAATGTGTTTCAATCGCTCAACGATAAGCTCATTCACGCAGCCATATATTTTGTGGCTACAATTCTAATATATTTTGGATTTCTCCGTTTCAAATACGGTAATCCTATTTCGGGCAAAGCTCTATTTATAAGCTGCTTAATCAGCATTGTTTTTGGTGGAGTTATAGAATTACTTCAATCTTACTACGTGCCTGGCAGAGTTGGTGATTGGTTTGATTTTGTGGCCAATACTTCTGGCTCCTTGAGTTTTGTGCTAATGCTTGTTGTGTCACATCGGGCTTTAGCCTGA
- a CDS encoding DUF420 domain-containing protein, with product MADLRAAKENYKKQNSDKVAVPVIVALSIVVPLAVAALILFPDVLSIDMGIERSTLPAFHAILNGSTAILLILGLWFIRKKNIAAHRAAMLTGFGFSAIFLVSYVISKLNADPIPYGGEGFLKGLYFFVLITHIVLSVPVLPLAMFAIYRGLSGEYGKHRKIVRWTFPIWLYVAITGVLVYLFMAPYY from the coding sequence ATGGCGGATTTACGTGCTGCTAAAGAAAATTATAAAAAACAGAATAGTGATAAGGTTGCTGTACCGGTAATTGTGGCGCTTTCTATTGTTGTGCCATTAGCCGTGGCAGCTCTTATTCTTTTTCCGGATGTGCTTAGCATTGACATGGGAATTGAGCGTTCTACTCTTCCTGCATTTCATGCCATTTTGAATGGTAGCACAGCTATTCTTTTGATTTTAGGACTGTGGTTTATTCGTAAAAAAAATATTGCCGCACATCGTGCAGCCATGCTTACAGGTTTTGGTTTCTCGGCCATATTCTTGGTTTCTTACGTTATCAGTAAGCTTAATGCTGATCCAATTCCTTATGGAGGAGAAGGGTTCTTAAAAGGCCTATACTTCTTCGTTTTAATAACCCATATTGTTTTAAGTGTGCCCGTGCTGCCACTAGCTATGTTTGCTATTTATCGTGGCTTATCTGGCGAGTACGGTAAGCACCGCAAAATCGTGCGCTGGACATTTCCTATTTGGTTATACGTGGCCATTACCGGAGTGCTAGTGTATCTTTTTATGGCTCCATATTATTAA
- a CDS encoding cytochrome C oxidase subunit IV family protein, with protein sequence MSHNPNLPSEHHESPEGIWWIWKVFILLLVVTAVEVILGLIKPEFLMGHFMGTSVLNIIFIVLTLVKAFYIVAEFMHVKFERKNLVWTLALPAIILIPYLAFIVLSEGSYMKV encoded by the coding sequence ATGTCACATAATCCTAATCTTCCAAGTGAGCACCACGAAAGTCCAGAAGGAATCTGGTGGATATGGAAAGTTTTTATTCTTCTATTGGTAGTTACTGCGGTAGAAGTAATATTGGGTCTCATTAAGCCTGAGTTTCTAATGGGTCATTTTATGGGAACTTCAGTATTGAACATTATTTTCATCGTTCTTACTTTGGTAAAAGCATTTTATATCGTTGCAGAATTTATGCACGTTAAGTTTGAACGAAAAAACTTGGTTTGGACACTTGCCCTTCCTGCAATAATTCTTATTCCTTACCTGGCATTTATCGTGCTTTCAGAAGGTAGTTACATGAAGGTGTAA
- the cyoE gene encoding heme o synthase, which yields MEEIQKIETQSISLSGKFKAVTELTKARLNLSVVYSAMAGYLLGANAISGLTMLYLGIGGFLVVGAANGFNQIIERDRDLLMKRTMNRPLPTGRLSVLEAMIACTIMAFVGLYLLFLINPLTVGFGAFALFMYVLVYTPLKAVGPIAVFVGALPGAIPALLGWVAATNDFDIEPGVLFAMQFLWQFAHFWAIGWIADEEYKKAGYVLLPSRERDTRTATQIVLYTLFTIPVSLLPFFGITGSLSLSWVAALIILAAGIFFLIKAIKLFKTREIKDARALMFASIIYLPVVQLVYVIDKFI from the coding sequence TTGGAAGAAATTCAAAAAATAGAAACCCAGAGTATTAGCCTTTCTGGAAAGTTTAAGGCAGTAACTGAGCTTACCAAGGCGCGGCTCAATCTGAGCGTGGTATATTCAGCTATGGCCGGATATCTTTTGGGTGCTAATGCCATTTCTGGACTTACCATGTTATACTTAGGTATTGGTGGGTTTTTAGTGGTAGGTGCTGCCAATGGTTTTAATCAAATTATAGAACGAGATCGTGATCTTTTGATGAAAAGAACCATGAATCGTCCGTTGCCTACTGGTCGTCTTTCGGTGTTGGAAGCTATGATTGCCTGTACCATTATGGCATTTGTTGGGTTGTATCTTCTTTTTCTTATTAATCCGCTGACTGTAGGTTTTGGGGCCTTTGCACTTTTCATGTATGTGTTGGTTTACACTCCTTTAAAAGCAGTAGGACCAATTGCTGTTTTTGTAGGTGCCTTGCCGGGAGCTATTCCTGCTTTGCTTGGATGGGTAGCTGCTACCAATGATTTTGATATTGAGCCGGGAGTGTTGTTTGCCATGCAGTTTTTATGGCAGTTTGCTCACTTTTGGGCTATTGGCTGGATAGCTGACGAAGAGTATAAAAAAGCTGGTTATGTGCTTTTGCCTTCAAGGGAAAGAGACACACGCACAGCTACTCAAATAGTACTTTACACCTTATTTACGATTCCTGTTTCATTGTTGCCATTTTTCGGGATTACCGGAAGTCTTAGCTTAAGCTGGGTAGCCGCTTTGATTATTTTGGCAGCAGGAATTTTCTTCCTTATTAAAGCTATTAAGCTTTTCAAAACGCGCGAAATTAAAGATGCTCGTGCGCTGATGTTTGCCAGTATTATATACCTGCCTGTGGTACAGTTGGTATATGTAATCGATAAATTTATATAA